Proteins from a single region of Paenibacillus sp. BIHB 4019:
- the helD gene encoding RNA polymerase recycling motor HelD: protein MPNYELEQEQLRVNRVTKWVKEQIDGLQDQAGDLREDIVDIRKNFWDDVTVNFEDSAESAETHASLKQQAELLSERERTRRVAMEQLGLLKKLAQSPYFGRIDFVEDGESREAIEPIYLGVGSLLDESGANYLIYDWRAPISGLYYDYSPGPAKYETPGGQISGEMTLKRQYIIRQGEIEGMFDTGVTIGDEILQAVLGKQSDSQMKSIVATIQREQNQIIRNERARLLLVQGAAGSGKTSAALQRVAYLLYRYRGTLNADQIVLFSPNPMFNSYVATVLPELGEQNMQQTTYQQYLEHRLVQTFDLEDPFSQLEYTLSAAHGSEYDARIEGIRYKSSLAFIGLIDRYAASLGEKGLRFRAMKFRGRTLITAEAIHEHFYSQNRSHPIPNRLRMTAEWLLKELTRLGREERGKRWVEEEMELLDNETYNTVYSELLDKEGFTQNSFDDHKRESDRLAAIIVQERFKRLRSRVKRLKFLDMPEVYRQLFHETNEHEGEYPQLWAAICEGTAEKLARKELFYEDATPYLYLKELLEGFQTNTSVKHLFVDEAQDYSPFQFHYLKKIFPSSKITALGDLNQSIFAHAVVGDSFHALSGMYEEQETERVVLERSYRSTRQISEFTSSFIAGGERIIPFNRSGPWPTITAIAGEEELTKQIAQRIEALKKQGNSSIAVIGKTAEESRQAFEALSAIVPDINLIAKETSTFEQGVVVIPSYLAKGVEFDAVILYNASSLVYGREDERKLFYTACTRAMHELHLFYMGEPTSFLDKAQLAEPLNNK from the coding sequence ATGCCGAATTATGAGCTTGAACAGGAACAGCTGCGAGTTAATCGGGTAACGAAGTGGGTCAAGGAGCAAATCGACGGCTTGCAGGATCAGGCTGGAGATCTGCGCGAGGACATTGTAGACATTCGTAAAAATTTCTGGGATGACGTAACGGTCAACTTTGAGGATTCCGCCGAATCTGCGGAGACGCATGCCAGCTTGAAGCAGCAGGCTGAATTGCTGTCGGAACGGGAACGGACGCGCCGTGTGGCAATGGAACAGCTGGGGCTGCTGAAGAAGCTGGCACAGTCGCCGTATTTCGGCCGTATTGACTTTGTAGAGGATGGCGAGAGCCGCGAGGCGATTGAACCGATTTATTTGGGAGTAGGTTCCCTGCTCGACGAAAGCGGAGCCAACTACTTAATTTATGACTGGCGTGCGCCTATATCCGGCCTCTATTACGATTATTCGCCGGGACCTGCAAAATATGAGACGCCAGGCGGGCAAATTTCCGGAGAAATGACGCTGAAGCGCCAGTATATTATTCGCCAGGGCGAAATTGAAGGCATGTTCGACACGGGCGTAACGATTGGCGATGAAATCCTGCAAGCGGTGCTAGGCAAGCAGTCGGATTCGCAAATGAAAAGCATTGTGGCGACGATTCAACGCGAGCAAAATCAAATTATCCGCAATGAGCGGGCTCGCCTGCTGCTCGTTCAGGGAGCGGCGGGAAGCGGCAAAACTTCAGCCGCCCTGCAGCGGGTAGCTTATTTGCTCTATCGCTATCGCGGTACATTGAATGCCGATCAAATCGTCCTTTTTTCGCCAAATCCGATGTTTAACAGCTATGTCGCAACCGTACTGCCGGAGCTCGGCGAGCAAAATATGCAGCAGACGACGTATCAGCAGTATTTGGAGCATCGCCTTGTGCAAACCTTTGATCTGGAGGACCCATTCTCCCAATTGGAGTATACGCTCTCTGCCGCTCATGGCAGCGAATATGATGCACGCATTGAAGGGATTCGCTACAAATCAAGCCTTGCTTTTATTGGGCTGATTGACCGGTATGCCGCTTCACTTGGCGAGAAGGGATTGCGTTTTCGGGCGATGAAGTTCCGCGGCCGTACCTTAATTACAGCAGAGGCAATACACGAGCATTTTTACAGCCAAAATCGTTCTCATCCGATTCCGAACCGTCTGCGCATGACTGCCGAGTGGCTGCTCAAGGAGCTGACCCGCCTCGGGCGCGAGGAGCGGGGCAAGCGCTGGGTAGAAGAAGAGATGGAGCTGCTTGATAACGAAACGTATAATACAGTTTACAGCGAGCTGCTGGATAAGGAAGGGTTTACGCAAAATTCCTTCGATGATCATAAGCGGGAGAGCGACCGTCTGGCGGCAATCATTGTACAGGAGCGCTTTAAGCGCCTGCGCAGCCGGGTAAAACGGCTTAAGTTTCTGGATATGCCGGAGGTGTACCGCCAGTTGTTTCATGAAACAAACGAGCATGAGGGCGAATATCCGCAGCTTTGGGCTGCGATCTGCGAAGGCACGGCGGAGAAGCTGGCGCGTAAGGAATTATTTTATGAGGATGCCACGCCTTATTTATATTTGAAGGAACTGCTTGAGGGCTTCCAGACAAATACGTCGGTTAAGCATTTGTTCGTCGATGAAGCGCAGGATTATTCGCCGTTCCAATTCCATTATTTAAAGAAAATATTCCCGAGCAGCAAAATAACGGCGCTTGGGGATTTGAACCAGTCGATTTTCGCCCATGCTGTAGTCGGCGACAGCTTTCATGCCTTATCGGGCATGTATGAGGAGCAGGAAACCGAGCGCGTCGTATTGGAGAGGAGCTATCGCTCCACCCGCCAAATTTCTGAGTTCACAAGCAGCTTTATTGCGGGCGGAGAGCGAATTATTCCGTTCAATCGCAGCGGTCCATGGCCAACGATTACCGCTATCGCTGGCGAGGAAGAGCTGACGAAGCAAATTGCCCAGCGAATCGAAGCGCTCAAGAAACAAGGCAATAGCTCGATTGCCGTTATTGGCAAAACAGCGGAGGAAAGCAGGCAGGCTTTTGAAGCCTTGTCCGCCATCGTTCCAGATATAAACTTAATTGCTAAGGAAACGTCGACGTTCGAGCAGGGGGTTGTCGTTATTCCTTCCTATTTGGCTAAAGGCGTGGAGTTTGACGCTGTCATTTTGTATAATGCTTCAAGCTTAGTCTATGGACGGGAAGACGAGCGCAAGCTGTTTTATACGGCCTGTACGCGGGCGATGCATGAGCTGCACCTGTTTTACATGGGCGAGCCGACAAGCTTTCTGGACAAAGCGCAGCTAGCCGAACCGCTTAATAACAAATAG
- a CDS encoding PAS domain-containing protein: MTVFERVFQMMDSPAAIIRSVKHYGFFMDVNEAFIRLTGLEYESLIDKPVGELVENWSLKHFKTSTKREGLLHTCKPGGTPVMVEHNNLNMLNEERQALSLIILTDLSSHHWIERQFETNTVLFSGILDANYQVQFLKDPFPAYLIADGHLNGESFLEIVAECEHLRLLHILEETRKFKKTNHITVKTTKVNGVELEVKITFTPIFDGFGRIKEYAFIVLDLQPINTHEYIDSSMRLKIWMAKRDISAGQLAAATGISIQTISKLRNGKIKMPQRLTAELIASELKVDCLEIWQKIRK; encoded by the coding sequence TTGACGGTTTTTGAAAGAGTGTTTCAAATGATGGACAGTCCTGCTGCTATTATCCGATCTGTAAAGCATTATGGCTTCTTCATGGATGTCAATGAAGCTTTCATTCGCCTAACAGGTCTGGAATATGAATCTTTAATAGACAAGCCGGTGGGCGAGCTGGTAGAGAACTGGTCGCTCAAGCATTTTAAGACCAGCACAAAACGGGAAGGACTGCTCCACACCTGCAAGCCGGGAGGAACGCCCGTCATGGTCGAGCATAACAACCTGAATATGCTTAACGAAGAGCGCCAGGCATTATCACTCATTATACTGACTGATTTGAGCTCCCATCATTGGATTGAACGGCAATTCGAGACGAATACGGTGCTGTTTAGCGGCATTCTCGACGCCAATTATCAGGTGCAGTTTTTGAAAGACCCCTTCCCCGCCTATTTAATAGCCGACGGCCATTTGAATGGAGAATCTTTTCTGGAAATTGTGGCCGAATGCGAGCATCTGCGCCTGCTACATATTTTGGAGGAAACGCGAAAATTCAAAAAAACAAACCATATAACTGTAAAAACAACCAAAGTCAATGGCGTAGAGCTTGAAGTAAAGATCACATTCACACCTATCTTTGACGGGTTTGGACGAATTAAGGAATACGCCTTTATCGTGCTTGATTTGCAGCCTATTAACACGCATGAGTATATTGATTCCAGCATGCGGCTGAAAATTTGGATGGCAAAACGCGACATAAGCGCAGGCCAGCTCGCAGCTGCCACAGGTATTTCCATCCAGACGATCTCCAAGCTGCGAAATGGAAAAATAAAAATGCCCCAGCGGCTTACTGCTGAACTGATCGCCTCCGAGCTGAAGGTGGACTGTTTAGAGATTTGGCAAAAAATACGCAAATAA
- a CDS encoding glucose-1-phosphate adenylyltransferase, with translation MARKEMLAMLLAGGEGKRLGVLTKDLAKPAVYFGGKYRIIDFTLSNCTHSGIDTVGVLTQYQPFELNRYLGIGTPWGLDRSDGGMAILPPHVKQKGGVWYKGTANAIYQNMEFIERYNPSYVLVISGDHIYTMDYDLMLQHHKRCGADVTIAGIEVDWKEASRFGVMHVDDEDRITAFEEKPAKPTSNIASMGVYIFTWSVLQKYLIYDEANRQSSNDFGKDVIPAMMRDGLIVSAYSFRGYWKDVGTIESLWEANMDLLAEEPSLDLSDQDWRIYSVNPNRPAQYVAAGAEVISSMVTEGCVVEGRVDRSVLFYGVQMEKDSEVSESVIMPNVRIGEGARVYRAIIGEGAVIEDGVQIGDPEDDAITVVAVGQFVANDHVLLEVEPS, from the coding sequence ATGGCTCGTAAAGAAATGTTGGCAATGCTGCTTGCAGGGGGTGAAGGAAAACGTCTTGGAGTGCTGACGAAGGATTTGGCCAAGCCTGCCGTTTATTTCGGCGGGAAATATCGGATTATTGATTTTACATTAAGCAATTGCACGCATTCAGGTATCGATACAGTAGGTGTATTGACGCAGTATCAGCCGTTTGAGCTCAATCGTTATTTGGGCATTGGAACGCCTTGGGGTCTGGATCGCAGCGATGGCGGCATGGCTATACTTCCCCCGCATGTGAAACAGAAGGGCGGCGTCTGGTACAAGGGCACGGCCAACGCAATCTATCAGAATATGGAGTTTATTGAGCGATATAATCCAAGCTATGTCTTGGTCATTTCCGGCGATCATATTTATACGATGGACTACGATCTGATGCTTCAGCATCATAAGCGGTGCGGGGCGGATGTAACGATAGCAGGTATAGAAGTAGATTGGAAGGAAGCCAGCCGCTTCGGTGTCATGCATGTCGATGATGAAGACCGTATAACTGCTTTTGAGGAAAAGCCTGCGAAGCCGACCAGCAATATTGCCTCGATGGGCGTCTACATTTTTACATGGTCGGTATTGCAAAAGTATTTGATTTATGACGAGGCGAACCGCCAGTCCAGCAATGATTTTGGCAAAGACGTTATTCCGGCAATGATGCGGGATGGCCTCATCGTCAGCGCATATTCGTTCCGCGGCTACTGGAAGGATGTCGGCACGATTGAAAGCCTATGGGAGGCCAATATGGATTTGCTCGCAGAGGAGCCTTCGCTAGATTTATCGGATCAAGATTGGCGCATCTACTCTGTCAATCCCAATCGGCCGGCACAATACGTAGCGGCGGGCGCCGAGGTGATATCATCTATGGTGACGGAAGGCTGCGTTGTGGAAGGGCGGGTAGATCGTTCCGTTCTCTTCTATGGCGTACAGATGGAGAAGGACAGTGAGGTGAGCGAGTCCGTCATTATGCCGAATGTGCGAATTGGCGAAGGGGCGCGCGTTTATCGGGCGATTATCGGCGAAGGCGCTGTAATCGAAGACGGCGTGCAGATTGGCGATCCGGAGGATGATGCGATTACCGTCGTAGCTGTCGGACAGTTCGTTGCGAATGATCACGTATTGCTGGAGGTGGAGCCATCATGA
- the glgD gene encoding glucose-1-phosphate adenylyltransferase subunit GlgD: MSNRIMGVINLIHESDELEHLTQSRCLATVPFGARYRLIDFILSSMVNSGINKVAVFAHTKYRSLMDHLGSGKYWDLNNRQSGLFILPPATDDLQEISRGDLYHFYQNRDYFNRSTTEYVVITRSHMVCNIDFNPIIDEHEARGADITIVCKKQHDLAGKARKVKMNSDGRITSIQENYGRMLSDISSMEMYVMKKDLLMEIVETSLAQGQDHLVRHAIFSRLNKLRVYGHLYDGYLGVVNTLESYFTNSMNLLCPEVWKELFFQPGTIFTKVKDEPPARYLESSKVNNSLIANGCRIEGTVENSILFRGVHIGKGAVIRNSIIMQNGIIGENSLIQHSILDKDVRVDCNRDIRGAEKLPFLAGKRKTI, encoded by the coding sequence ATGAGCAACCGGATAATGGGCGTTATCAATTTAATCCACGAGTCGGACGAGTTGGAGCATTTAACGCAAAGCCGCTGCCTTGCGACCGTACCGTTTGGAGCACGCTACAGGCTCATTGATTTTATTTTGTCCAGCATGGTGAACTCTGGCATTAACAAGGTAGCGGTGTTTGCGCATACGAAGTATCGCTCGCTTATGGATCATCTTGGATCAGGTAAATATTGGGATTTGAATAATCGTCAGAGCGGGTTGTTTATTTTGCCGCCGGCTACGGATGATTTGCAGGAAATCAGCCGCGGCGATTTATACCATTTTTATCAAAATCGCGATTATTTCAACCGTTCAACGACGGAGTATGTTGTCATTACGCGCAGCCATATGGTTTGCAATATTGATTTCAATCCGATTATTGATGAGCATGAAGCACGCGGGGCGGATATTACAATCGTGTGCAAGAAGCAGCATGATCTGGCCGGCAAGGCGCGCAAGGTCAAGATGAACAGCGATGGCCGAATTACATCGATTCAGGAAAACTATGGGCGCATGCTGAGCGATATTTCCTCGATGGAAATGTATGTGATGAAGAAGGATTTGCTCATGGAAATCGTAGAAACCTCGCTCGCCCAAGGGCAGGATCATCTCGTACGCCATGCGATATTTTCCCGCTTGAACAAGCTGCGGGTTTATGGACATTTATACGATGGTTATTTGGGCGTAGTCAATACGCTTGAAAGCTATTTTACCAATAGCATGAATCTGCTTTGCCCTGAAGTGTGGAAGGAGCTGTTTTTCCAGCCGGGCACAATCTTTACGAAGGTTAAGGATGAGCCGCCGGCGCGGTATTTGGAATCTTCCAAAGTTAATAATTCATTAATCGCCAATGGCTGCCGCATTGAAGGGACTGTGGAGAACAGCATTTTGTTCCGGGGTGTCCATATCGGCAAAGGGGCAGTCATTCGCAATAGCATCATTATGCAAAATGGCATCATTGGCGAAAATAGCCTGATTCAGCATAGCATTTTGGATAAGGACGTACGAGTCGATTGCAACCGGGATATAAGAGGAGCGGAGAAGCTGCCCTTCCTGGCAGGCAAGCGCAAGACGATCTAA
- the glgA gene encoding glycogen synthase GlgA produces the protein MNILFATSEAAPLAKTGGLGDVAGALPKALVKRQIGTSVILPKYEDIPAEYLEYFEQIASFNVSFSWRNQYCGLFRGEIEGVCYYLIDNEFYFKRRGLYGYGDDPERFVFFSFAVLEALSFMGELPDVIHCHDWQTALIPFLLKTQYASQWANIRTVFTIHNLKYQGVLGIKQLQDLTGAGDEAFGPDGLEFHGAASCLKGGLVYADKLTTVSHTYAEEIKGSEYGERLEKLLRHREGDLLGIVNGIDDESYDPMKDSSLHTPYRNSISRKRKNKLDLQQELSLPESEEIPLIGMVNRLVEQKGLDLITARLEQLLQEEVQLVILGSGEWHYEQLLQQFALRYPDKIAVKLGYNERLARRIYAGADLYLLPSRFEPCGISQLLALRYRAVPIVRETGGLKDTVQSFDEYTGEGNGFSFVGYDADEYWSTVSRALRVYRNPEAWKQIIDNVSKENYSWNRSAKAYVAVYHQLLLQREENKPCPVTL, from the coding sequence ATGAATATTTTGTTTGCAACTTCGGAGGCCGCGCCACTCGCAAAAACCGGCGGCTTGGGCGACGTTGCAGGCGCTCTTCCCAAAGCATTGGTTAAACGTCAAATCGGCACAAGCGTTATTTTGCCAAAATATGAGGACATTCCAGCAGAATATTTGGAATATTTCGAACAAATTGCTTCCTTCAACGTTTCCTTTAGCTGGCGCAATCAATATTGCGGGCTATTCCGTGGAGAAATCGAAGGCGTTTGCTATTATTTGATCGACAATGAGTTTTATTTTAAGCGCAGAGGGTTATATGGATATGGAGACGATCCTGAGCGCTTTGTGTTTTTTAGCTTTGCTGTGCTGGAGGCGCTAAGCTTTATGGGTGAGCTTCCGGATGTCATCCATTGCCATGATTGGCAGACCGCGCTCATTCCGTTTCTGCTCAAGACGCAATATGCGTCACAATGGGCAAATATCCGCACCGTTTTCACTATCCATAATCTCAAATATCAGGGCGTACTGGGCATCAAGCAGCTTCAGGATTTAACGGGAGCGGGCGATGAAGCTTTTGGCCCGGATGGGCTGGAATTTCATGGCGCAGCCAGCTGTTTGAAGGGTGGCCTCGTGTACGCAGATAAGCTGACAACAGTCAGCCATACTTATGCGGAAGAAATCAAGGGCAGTGAATACGGCGAGCGTCTGGAGAAGCTGCTGCGGCATCGCGAAGGCGATCTCCTGGGCATTGTAAACGGGATCGATGATGAGTCCTATGATCCGATGAAGGATTCCTCGCTGCATACGCCATACCGGAATTCAATTAGCCGAAAACGGAAAAACAAGCTCGATTTGCAGCAGGAGCTCAGCCTGCCGGAATCGGAGGAAATTCCGCTCATTGGCATGGTCAATCGGCTTGTAGAGCAGAAAGGGCTGGACCTCATCACGGCAAGGCTTGAGCAGCTGCTGCAGGAGGAGGTCCAGCTCGTCATTCTTGGTTCGGGCGAGTGGCATTATGAGCAGCTGCTGCAGCAGTTCGCGCTGCGTTATCCTGACAAAATTGCGGTAAAGCTTGGCTATAACGAGAGGCTCGCTCGCCGCATCTACGCAGGAGCTGATTTATATTTGCTGCCTTCACGCTTCGAGCCTTGCGGAATCAGCCAGCTTCTTGCGCTGCGCTACCGTGCTGTCCCGATCGTCAGGGAAACCGGGGGATTAAAGGATACCGTCCAGTCTTTTGATGAATATACTGGTGAAGGAAATGGCTTCAGCTTTGTAGGCTATGATGCCGATGAATATTGGAGTACGGTTAGCAGAGCGCTGCGCGTATACCGCAATCCAGAAGCCTGGAAGCAAATTATAGACAATGTCTCCAAGGAGAACTATAGCTGGAATCGCTCGGCCAAAGCCTACGTAGCCGTATATCATCAACTTTTGTTACAGCGAGAGGAGAACAAACCATGCCCCGTCACCTTGTAA
- a CDS encoding glycoside hydrolase family 15 protein: MPRHLVIGNGKLLVNLDQTCYIRDIYYPYVGQLNHVGGHYCRFGIWIGGVFSWLDEPEWNIELGYIDDSLVTNIIARHAGLGVELQMNDGIHQRECIYIKRVVVRNLHNDGREARLFFHQDLMIDGSEVGDTAAYYPENNTLFHYKRSNYFMFSGSSDEGGLMQYSTGIKRFHSAEGTWRDAEDGVLMGNTIAQGSVDSTIGLSANVPGGGEKTFYYWMSIGKNLEEVKELNQYVLDNSPEKLLSRVVIYWNHWLRRAESDLGDLNENISRMFRHSLLIVRTQVDERGAILAANDTDILQYNRDHYSYMWPRDGALIAESMSLAGYQSVIAPFFNFCAAALAPDGYLYHKYNPDGTVGSSWHPYIVQGSQRLPIQEDETALVLFALWQDYLRNQVIELPQSLYSNLIRKAATFLSSYIEPELSLPKPSYDLWEERYGIWTYTVASVYGGLMAAAFFTELFGDYERSDHYRNTAQTIKNGMLTQLWDEESGRFARGLIQKDNGWVKDMTLESSVFGIWEFGVLPVDDDKVVRTMNAIRDGLKIQTDVGGHARYTNDYYFQQTGDIDKIPGNPWIICTLWVANYQIASAQKLDDLEGPKQTLQWVVDHALSSGLLAEQLNPFDGSPLSVAPLTWSHATFIQSVSKYAEKYKQLKG, encoded by the coding sequence ATGCCCCGTCACCTTGTAATTGGCAATGGCAAGCTGTTAGTGAATTTGGATCAAACCTGTTACATCCGCGATATTTATTATCCTTATGTAGGACAGCTCAATCATGTGGGCGGCCATTATTGCCGCTTCGGCATTTGGATTGGCGGCGTTTTCTCTTGGCTGGATGAACCCGAGTGGAACATTGAGCTTGGGTATATTGACGATTCGCTCGTTACGAACATCATAGCCAGACATGCCGGGCTTGGTGTCGAACTGCAGATGAATGACGGCATTCATCAGCGTGAATGCATTTATATTAAGCGGGTCGTTGTACGAAATTTGCACAATGATGGCCGCGAGGCAAGGCTGTTTTTTCATCAGGATTTGATGATTGATGGCTCGGAGGTAGGCGATACAGCTGCGTATTACCCGGAAAATAATACGCTGTTTCATTACAAGCGCTCGAACTATTTTATGTTCAGCGGCTCCAGCGATGAAGGCGGCTTGATGCAATATTCGACGGGAATCAAGCGGTTCCACTCTGCTGAAGGCACCTGGCGTGATGCAGAGGATGGCGTCCTAATGGGCAATACGATTGCCCAAGGCTCCGTAGACAGTACGATTGGCCTCAGTGCCAATGTGCCGGGGGGCGGCGAAAAAACGTTTTATTATTGGATGTCGATTGGCAAAAACCTCGAGGAGGTCAAGGAGCTTAATCAATATGTCCTTGATAATAGCCCTGAAAAGCTGCTTAGCCGCGTCGTCATCTATTGGAATCATTGGCTGAGAAGAGCGGAGAGCGATTTGGGCGATTTGAATGAGAACATCAGCCGCATGTTCCGTCACAGCCTGCTCATCGTGCGCACGCAGGTAGATGAGCGCGGCGCGATTTTGGCCGCGAATGATACGGACATATTGCAATACAATCGTGACCATTACAGCTACATGTGGCCGCGTGACGGCGCATTAATCGCCGAATCGATGTCGCTTGCCGGCTACCAGAGCGTTATTGCGCCATTTTTCAATTTTTGCGCAGCAGCGCTTGCGCCAGACGGCTATTTGTATCACAAATACAATCCGGACGGAACGGTCGGCTCCAGCTGGCATCCGTATATTGTACAGGGCAGCCAGCGGCTTCCGATTCAGGAAGACGAGACGGCGCTCGTCCTGTTCGCGTTATGGCAGGATTATTTGCGCAATCAAGTCATTGAGCTGCCTCAGTCCTTGTACAGCAACTTGATTCGCAAGGCAGCTACCTTTCTTAGCAGCTATATAGAGCCTGAGCTGTCGCTGCCTAAACCGAGCTATGACCTATGGGAAGAGCGTTATGGCATCTGGACCTACACCGTCGCTTCTGTATATGGCGGCTTAATGGCGGCAGCCTTCTTCACCGAGCTGTTCGGCGATTATGAGCGCAGCGACCATTACCGCAATACAGCCCAGACGATTAAGAACGGCATGCTGACACAGCTGTGGGATGAGGAAAGCGGACGGTTCGCGCGAGGGCTTATTCAGAAGGACAATGGCTGGGTGAAGGATATGACGCTGGAGAGCAGCGTATTCGGCATTTGGGAATTTGGCGTGCTGCCGGTCGATGATGATAAAGTGGTTCGGACGATGAATGCGATCAGAGACGGGCTGAAAATCCAGACTGACGTCGGCGGACATGCACGGTATACGAACGATTATTATTTCCAGCAAACCGGCGACATTGATAAAATTCCGGGCAATCCATGGATTATTTGCACGCTATGGGTCGCCAATTACCAAATTGCTTCTGCACAGAAGCTGGATGATCTGGAAGGGCCGAAGCAGACGCTGCAATGGGTTGTGGATCATGCTTTATCCAGCGGATTGCTGGCAGAGCAGCTGAATCCGTTCGACGGCAGCCCGCTCTCGGTCGCACCGCTCACTTGGTCGCATGCGACATTCATTCAGAGCGTGAGCAAATACGCAGAGAAGTATAAGCAGCTCAAGGGCTAA
- a CDS encoding 4-hydroxyphenylacetate 3-hydroxylase N-terminal domain-containing protein has protein sequence MQTYEFSAKSAYLKRMKGRNSVYLNGIQVDVATNPAFSGAIGCIEKYYDLQEEQSDIHCFNDGGHNAAISLLVPSTIEDLQRKRKSYKAVADISFGMLGRTPDFINAALATLYAHSEQLGSNPFANFSENMRAYYQYVKENNLFVGHGAINPQIDRSLPLGSQINEYAAVRIVSHDQKGIVVTGAKMIVTLAPIADELLIFNMPGLKPGDEDYAVSFALPIDYPGVKIICRKPMVNPAYHSFDHPLANAFDEIDAYLILNEVFIPWDKVFVFRDVAKSNLFYDKTFARNHTGHQGIVRGLSKAELLTGISIQLAKMLKLDGFINIQEKLGELTSYVELVKASIAWSEAEATISEEGVITPSISAIQAIRYNFPKMYETMVKTLQSLAAGSMLSTPHYQDFLNSDLSDLGSALTTGETDALSRTKLLNLAWDASGDGFGQRQLVYEFFHAGDPMRIAAGHFLNYDKQNMINMVDRVLLHDND, from the coding sequence GTGCAAACCTATGAATTTTCAGCTAAAAGTGCTTATTTGAAGAGAATGAAAGGGAGAAATTCTGTTTATTTAAACGGGATTCAAGTGGATGTGGCGACAAACCCTGCTTTTTCAGGCGCAATTGGTTGTATCGAAAAGTATTATGATTTGCAGGAAGAACAATCCGATATTCATTGTTTTAATGATGGCGGCCACAATGCGGCAATTAGCCTGTTAGTTCCTTCAACAATCGAGGATTTGCAGCGGAAAAGAAAATCCTATAAGGCTGTAGCGGATATTTCCTTTGGCATGTTGGGCAGAACGCCAGATTTTATCAATGCCGCTTTAGCTACGTTATATGCTCATTCTGAGCAGCTGGGAAGCAATCCGTTTGCTAATTTTTCAGAAAATATGAGAGCTTACTATCAATATGTGAAAGAGAATAACTTATTTGTAGGGCATGGAGCTATTAATCCGCAAATTGATCGATCTTTGCCTCTAGGCTCCCAAATCAATGAATATGCAGCTGTGAGAATCGTAAGCCATGATCAAAAAGGAATCGTCGTTACTGGGGCAAAAATGATCGTAACCTTGGCGCCAATTGCAGATGAATTGCTCATTTTTAATATGCCAGGATTAAAGCCGGGTGACGAGGACTACGCGGTTTCTTTTGCTTTGCCAATCGATTACCCAGGTGTGAAAATTATTTGCCGAAAACCGATGGTGAATCCAGCCTATCATTCCTTTGACCACCCGCTAGCTAACGCTTTTGATGAAATTGATGCTTATTTGATTTTAAACGAAGTATTTATTCCTTGGGACAAGGTGTTCGTGTTTAGAGATGTTGCGAAATCTAATTTATTCTACGATAAAACCTTTGCTAGAAACCATACGGGGCATCAAGGTATTGTGCGAGGTTTATCTAAAGCGGAGCTCCTCACAGGCATTTCCATACAACTGGCGAAGATGCTGAAGCTAGATGGGTTTATTAATATTCAAGAAAAATTAGGAGAGCTAACCTCCTATGTCGAGCTTGTAAAAGCGAGCATCGCATGGAGTGAGGCAGAGGCAACGATAAGCGAGGAAGGAGTTATAACGCCAAGCATAAGCGCGATTCAGGCGATTCGCTATAATTTTCCGAAAATGTATGAAACGATGGTTAAAACTTTGCAATCTCTTGCCGCTGGTTCCATGTTGTCTACCCCGCACTATCAGGATTTTCTTAATTCGGATTTAAGCGACTTGGGGAGTGCGCTTACTACAGGCGAGACGGATGCGTTATCCCGGACTAAATTATTAAATCTCGCTTGGGATGCATCCGGTGATGGCTTTGGGCAAAGACAGTTAGTCTATGAATTTTTCCATGCCGGGGACCCGATGAGAATTGCCGCAGGACATTTTTTAAATTACGACAAGCAAAACATGATCAACATGGTAGATAGGGTGCTGCTGCATGACAATGATTAG
- a CDS encoding NUDIX domain-containing protein — MTMISCACLVKQDKNKLLLVRVRDNERWYLPGGKIEPGEDPQEALVRELKEELNIEVHRESVQHLTTVIGPAYKEDANVELICYTATWTGHIVPCSEISEVDWVDSSDHSLLAPAVIMLVEQLEFE, encoded by the coding sequence ATGACAATGATTAGCTGTGCCTGCCTTGTAAAACAGGATAAAAACAAGCTGCTTCTCGTTAGGGTTAGGGATAATGAACGGTGGTATTTGCCCGGCGGGAAAATAGAGCCAGGAGAGGACCCGCAGGAAGCTCTAGTAAGGGAATTGAAAGAAGAGCTGAATATAGAGGTTCACAGGGAAAGCGTCCAACATTTGACAACGGTAATAGGGCCTGCTTATAAAGAGGATGCTAACGTTGAGCTCATCTGTTATACAGCAACCTGGACTGGACATATCGTGCCGTGCTCGGAAATTAGTGAAGTGGATTGGGTGGACTCAAGCGATCATAGCCTGCTTGCCCCTGCCGTTATTATGCTGGTTGAGCAATTAGAGTTCGAATAA